The Pseudodesulfovibrio sp. JC047 genome includes the window TAACCTTCTTCCTTCAAAATACCCGCGATGGAAGACTTCATCTTGGAAGTCGGGATAGCGACATCTTTATGATATGCGCCATACGCATTCCGAATGCGGGTCAACATGTCGGCTACAGGATCAACAACAGCCATTTCATTTCTCCTTAATTACCAGCTCGCCTTGCGGACGCCGGGAAGTTCTCCAGCGAGAGCCTTGTTACGGAAGCAAATACGGCAGATGCCATAATGCCTCAGAAAAGCTCGAGGACGGCCACAAATCGGACAACGATTATATGCGCGGACCTTGAACTTGGGTTTGCGGCGTGCCTTAACACGTAAGCTTGTTTTGGCCACTTTCCGTCCTCCTACTTTTTAAAGGGCATACCGAGCAGATCGAGGAGGCTTTTGCCTTCCTTATCGGTCTTAGCGGTCGTGCACACTGTCACGTTCATGCCCTTCACCATCTCTACTCTATCAATGTCAAGCTCAGGGAAGATGGTGTGTTCCTTGATGCCCATTGTGAAGTTACCACGACCGTCAAAACCACGATCAGGGATACCGCGAAAGTCGCGGACACGGGGCAGAGCAAAGCTCACGAGCTTGTCAAAAAAGTCCCACATTACATCGCCGCGCAAAGTGACGCGAGTACCGACCGGCAGACCTTCGCGCAGCTTGAACTGAGCGATGGACTTTTTTGCCAGGGTCACAACGGCTTTTTGGCCTGCGATGGCGGTCAATTCCTTCACAGCGGGTTCGATGAGCTTGCTATTCTGGCTCGCTTCACCAAGTCCGATGTTCAAGGAGATCTTCGTCATGCGAGGAATCTCCATGGAAGAGGAATAACCGTACTCTTTCAAGAGTTCGGGGACGACCTTTTCATTATATACTGTCTCGAGACGTGTCATACTGATACCTACTTGAAGGTTTCGTTGCACTTCTTGCAGAAGCGAACCTTCTTTCCATCTTCAGTCTTCTTGTACCCGACCCGCGTGGGCTTGGTGCATGCGTCGCATACAATAGCCACATTGGATACATGGATCGGGGCTTCCTTCTCGATAATACCGCCGGGTTGCTGGGCATAGGGGTTGGCTTTGGTGTGGCGCTGGACCATATTCACCTTCTCAACCAGGACTTTGTCCTGCTTCTTGAGAATCTTCAACACCTTACCGATCTTACCCTTGTCCTTGCCGGCGATGACCATGACTTTGTCGTCTTTGCGAATTTTAGTCTTCATCATCATATCCTTACAGGACCTCGGGAGCGAGGGAAACGATCTTCATGAAGCCGGCTGCACGCAGTTCACGGGCCACGGGTCCGAAAATACGGGTTCCCACAGGATCCATGCCTGAGTTAAGCAGAACGGCGGAATTGTTGTCGAACTTGATGTAGGAACCGTCGGGACGACCGAGTTCCTTCTTGGTGCGAACGACAACTGCCTTCATGACCGAGCCCTTCTTCACTTTGGAATGGGGCATGGCCTCTTTGACGGACACTACAATAATATCACCGACGCTGGCGTAACGGCGCTTGGAACCACCAAGCACCTTGATGCACAGGACCTCTTTGGCCCCAGAGTTGTCAGCAACGTCGAGTCTGGATTCAACTTGTATCATGTTTCCTCCTAAACCTAGACGGCCTTTTCGAGAATTTGCACCAAATGCCACCGTTTACGGCGGGACATGGGCCTCGATTCGACAATCTGCACCTTGTCGCCAACACCACAATCATTAGCCGGATCATGGGCCATGAATTTTTTGCGGCGGCGAATGTACTTCTTCAGCAGCGGATGCTTCACCAGTGTCTCGACACGGACGACAATCGTCTTGTCTGCCTTGTCGGAGATCACCAAGCCGGTGAGCACGCGCTTGTTGCCTTGGTATTTAAACTCAGCCATTTCTCTACGCTCCCTGTCGTTCCCGCTGAATAGTCAGGATACGGGCGATAGTCTTTTTGAGGCCAACAAGAGTCTGTGTGTTCT containing:
- a CDS encoding type Z 30S ribosomal protein S14, producing the protein MAKTSLRVKARRKPKFKVRAYNRCPICGRPRAFLRHYGICRICFRNKALAGELPGVRKASW
- the rplE gene encoding 50S ribosomal protein L5, whose protein sequence is MTRLETVYNEKVVPELLKEYGYSSSMEIPRMTKISLNIGLGEASQNSKLIEPAVKELTAIAGQKAVVTLAKKSIAQFKLREGLPVGTRVTLRGDVMWDFFDKLVSFALPRVRDFRGIPDRGFDGRGNFTMGIKEHTIFPELDIDRVEMVKGMNVTVCTTAKTDKEGKSLLDLLGMPFKK
- the rplX gene encoding 50S ribosomal protein L24 — translated: MMKTKIRKDDKVMVIAGKDKGKIGKVLKILKKQDKVLVEKVNMVQRHTKANPYAQQPGGIIEKEAPIHVSNVAIVCDACTKPTRVGYKKTEDGKKVRFCKKCNETFK
- the rplN gene encoding 50S ribosomal protein L14 — translated: MIQVESRLDVADNSGAKEVLCIKVLGGSKRRYASVGDIIVVSVKEAMPHSKVKKGSVMKAVVVRTKKELGRPDGSYIKFDNNSAVLLNSGMDPVGTRIFGPVARELRAAGFMKIVSLAPEVL
- the rpsQ gene encoding 30S ribosomal protein S17, yielding MAEFKYQGNKRVLTGLVISDKADKTIVVRVETLVKHPLLKKYIRRRKKFMAHDPANDCGVGDKVQIVESRPMSRRKRWHLVQILEKAV